One Phaseolus vulgaris cultivar G19833 chromosome 4, P. vulgaris v2.0, whole genome shotgun sequence DNA window includes the following coding sequences:
- the LOC137836866 gene encoding ATPase 11, plasma membrane-type-like isoform X1 — protein MADKEEAMHAVLKEAVDLENVPLEEVFQTLRCDSNGLTTKSAEERLSIFGHNKLEEKQESKVLKFLGFMWNPLSWVMEAAAIMAIALANGGGKPPDWQDFVGIITLLIINSTISFIEENNAGNAAAALMARLAPKAKVLRDGKWIEEDACVLVPGDIVSVKLGDIIPADSRLLEGDPLKIDQSALTGESLPVTKGPGDSVYSGSTCKQGEINAVVIATGVHTFFGKAAHLVDSTNQVGHFQKVLTAIGNFCICSIALGMIIEIIVMYPIQHRQYRPGIDNLLVLLIGGIPIAMPTVLSVTMAIGSHRLAQQGAITKRMTAIEEMAGMDVLCSDKTGTLTLNKLSVDKNLIEIFAKGVDVDTVVLMAARAARLENQDAIDAAVVGMLGDPKEARAGIQEVHFLPFNPTDKRTAMTYIDSAGKMHRVSKGAPEQILNLSLNKSEIERRVHSVIDRFAERGLRSLAVAYQEVPEGIKESQGGPWQFIGLLPLFDPPRHDSAETIRRALNLGVNVKMITGDQLAIGKETGRRLGMGTNMYPSSALLGQNKDEAIATLPVDELIEKADGFAGVFPGITPLFSDGLLSYDIILFYLFDSMSSFNTEHKYEIVKRLQARKHICGMTGDGVNDAPALKKADIGIAVADATDAARSASDIVLTEPGLSVIISAVLTSRSIFQRMKNYTIYAVSITIRIVLGFMLLALIWQFDFPPFMVLIIAILNDGTIMTISKDRVKPSPYPDSWKLAEIFTTGIILGGYLAMMTVIFFWAAYKTDFFPQTFGVSSLQKKDRDDYRKLASAVYLQVSTISQALIFVTRARSWSYVERPGLLLVAAFVVAQLIATLIAVYANWSFAAIEGIGWGWAGVVWLYNLIFYMPLDFIKFVIRYALSGRAWDLVIEQRIAFTRKKNFGREERELKWAHAQRTLHGLHPPETKMFGERTPHTELNHMAEEAKRRAEIARLRELHTLKGHVESVVRLKGLDIDTIQQSYTV, from the exons ATGGCTGACAAGGAAGAAGCCATGCATGCTGTTTTGAAGGAGGCTGTGGATTTG GAAAACGTGCCACTTGAAGAGGTTTTTCAGACTCTGAGGTGTGATTCAAATGGACTCACAACAAAATCTGCTGAGGAGAGGTTGTCCATTTTTGGTCACAACAAACTTGAGGAGAAACAG GAGAGCAAGGTTCTGAAGTTTCTGGGATTTATGTGGAATCCTCTTTCATGGGTCATGGAAGCTGCAGCAATCATGGCCATTGCTTTGGCCAATGGAGGA GGCAAACCTCCTGATTGGCAAGACTTTGTTGGGATTATCACACTCCTTATTATCAATTCAACGATAAGTTTCATTGAGGAGAACAATGCTGGTAATGCCGCAGCAGCTTTGATGGCTCGTCTAGCACCTAAAGCTAAG GTCCTTCGAGATGGAAAATGGATTGAGGAGGATGCTTGTGTTCTTGTTCCAGGGGATATAGTTAGTGTTAAGCTAGGTGACATTATCCCTGCGGATTCTCGTCTACTTGAAGGTGATCCGTTGAAGATTGATCAG TCTGCACTTACAGGCGAGTCTCTTCCCGTCACAAAAGGCCCTGGTGATAGTGTTTATTCAGGCTCCACATGCAAGCAGGGAGAGATCAATGCAGTTGTTATCGCCACTGGAGTTCATACCTTCTTTGGCAAAGCTGCTCACCTTGTGGACTCCACAAATCAAGTTGGTCATTTTCAGAAG GTCCTGACTGCTATTGGGAACTTCTGCATATGTTCCATTGCTCTGGGAATGATAATAGAGATCATTGTCATGTACCCAATTCAACACCGACAATATCGTCCCGGGATTGACAATCTGCTTGTGCTTCTTATTGGAGGAATTCCTATAGCCATGCCTACTGTTTTGTCAGTGACAATGGCTATTGGATCCCATCGCTTAGCTCAACAG GGTGCTATTACTAAAAGAATGACAGCCATAGAAGAGATGGCAGGAATGGATGTATTATGCAGTGACAAAACTGGAACTTTGACCTTGAATAAACTGTCAGTTGACAAGAATCTTATTGAG ATTTTTGCTAAAGGAGTTGATGTAGATACAGTTGTGCTCATGGCTGCTCGGGCTGCACGATTGGAGAACCAAGATGCTATAGATGCTGCTGTTGTAGGGATGTTAGGTGATCCAAAAGAG GCAAGGGCTGGTATTCAAGAGGTTCACTTCCTTCCCTTCAATCCAACTGACAAGCGGACTGCCATGACTTATATCGACAGTGCAGGTAAAATGCATCGGGTCAGCAAAGGCGCACCGGAGCAG ATTTTGAATCTTTCACTCAATAAGTCAGAGATAGAACGCAGAGTTCATTCTGTCATTGATAGGTTTGCAGAGCGCGGCTTACGGTCTCTTGCAGTGGCTTACCAG GAAGTTCCAGAAGGGATAAAAGAAAGCCAAGGAGGGCCTTGGCAATTTATTGGACTCTTGCCTCTGTTTGACCCCCCTAGACATGATAGTGCTGAGACAATACGAAGGGCATTAAATCTTGGAGTAAATGTTAAAATGATAACAG GCGATCAACTAGCGATAGGAAAAGAAACAGGGCGCCGTCTGGGAATGGGAACCAACATGTACCCTTCATCGGCTTTATTGGGCCAAAACAAGGATGAAGCAATTGCTACCTTGCCTGTTGATGAGTTGATTGAAAAAGCTGATGGATTTGCTGGTGTTTTTCCTGGTATAACACCATTGTTTTCTGATGGTTTACTTTCATACGATATCATTCTCTTTTATTTGTTTGACTCAATGAGCTCATTTAATACAGAACACAAATATGAGATTGTGAAACGTTTGCAAGCTAGAAAACACATATGTGGGATGACTGGTGATGGAGTTAATGATGCTCCTGCTCTTAAAAAGGCAGATATTGGAATAGCTGTTGCTGATGCTACTGATGCAGCTCGTAGTGCTTCTGACATTGTTCTAACTGAACCTGGTCTCAGTGTTATCATCAGTGCTGTATTGACTAGTCGATCCATATTCCAAAGGATGAAGAATTACACG ATCTACGCTGTTTCCATCACAATTCGTATTGTG CTTGGTTTCATGTTACTGGCCCTCATATGGCAATTTGATTTTCCACCATTCATGGTGCTGATTATTGCTATTCTTAATGACG GTACCATTATGACAATATCAAAGGACAGGGTAAAACCATCTCCATATCCAGATAGCTGGAAGTTGGCGGAGATCTTTACTACTGGAATAATTCTTGGTGGTTATTTGGCTATGATGACAGTTATTTTCTTTTGGGCAGCATATAAGACAGATTTTTTCCCT CAAACTTTTGGAGTTTCAAGCCTTCAGAAAAAGGATAGGGATGACTATAGAAAGCTTGCCTCAGCAGTATACCTACAAGTTAGCACAATTAGTCAGGCTCTCATATTCGTTACACGAGCACGAAGTTGGTCTTATGTCGAACGTCCGGGTTTGTTACTAGTAGCAGCTTTTGTTGTCGCCCAGCTA ATAGCTACCTTGATCGCAGTTTATGCAAATTGGAGTTTTGCTGCGATTGAAGGGATTGGATGGGGTTGGGCTGGTGTTGTTTGGCTTTATAACCTCATCTTTTACATGCCACTTGACTTTATTAAGTTCGTAATTCGGTATGCCTTGAGTGGAAGGGCTTGGGATCTTGTTATTGAACAAAGG ATTGCTTTTACAAGGAAGAAAAATTTTGGAAGGGAGGAACGTGAACTTAAATGGGCACATGCACAGAGAACACTCCATGGCCTTCATCCACCAGAGACTAAGATGTTCGGCGAACGAACACCTCACACGGAACTTAATCACATGGCTGAAGAAGCTAAAAGAAGAGCAGAGATTGCAAG ACTGAGAGAACTGCATACATTGAAGGGCCATGTTGAGTCTGTGGTTAGACTGAAGGGTCTTGACATTGATACGATACAACAATCATACACTGTCTAG
- the LOC137836866 gene encoding ATPase 11, plasma membrane-type-like isoform X2, with amino-acid sequence MADKEEAMHAVLKEAVDLENVPLEEVFQTLRCDSNGLTTKSAEERLSIFGHNKLEEKQESKVLKFLGFMWNPLSWVMEAAAIMAIALANGGGKPPDWQDFVGIITLLIINSTISFIEENNAGNAAAALMARLAPKAKVLRDGKWIEEDACVLVPGDIVSVKLGDIIPADSRLLEGDPLKIDQSALTGESLPVTKGPGDSVYSGSTCKQGEINAVVIATGVHTFFGKAAHLVDSTNQVGHFQKVLTAIGNFCICSIALGMIIEIIVMYPIQHRQYRPGIDNLLVLLIGGIPIAMPTVLSVTMAIGSHRLAQQGAITKRMTAIEEMAGMDVLCSDKTGTLTLNKLSVDKNLIEIFAKGVDVDTVVLMAARAARLENQDAIDAAVVGMLGDPKEARAGIQEVHFLPFNPTDKRTAMTYIDSAGKMHRVSKGAPEQILNLSLNKSEIERRVHSVIDRFAERGLRSLAVAYQEVPEGIKESQGGPWQFIGLLPLFDPPRHDSAETIRRALNLGVNVKMITGDQLAIGKETGRRLGMGTNMYPSSALLGQNKDEAIATLPVDELIEKADGFAGVFPEHKYEIVKRLQARKHICGMTGDGVNDAPALKKADIGIAVADATDAARSASDIVLTEPGLSVIISAVLTSRSIFQRMKNYTIYAVSITIRIVLGFMLLALIWQFDFPPFMVLIIAILNDGTIMTISKDRVKPSPYPDSWKLAEIFTTGIILGGYLAMMTVIFFWAAYKTDFFPQTFGVSSLQKKDRDDYRKLASAVYLQVSTISQALIFVTRARSWSYVERPGLLLVAAFVVAQLIATLIAVYANWSFAAIEGIGWGWAGVVWLYNLIFYMPLDFIKFVIRYALSGRAWDLVIEQRIAFTRKKNFGREERELKWAHAQRTLHGLHPPETKMFGERTPHTELNHMAEEAKRRAEIARLRELHTLKGHVESVVRLKGLDIDTIQQSYTV; translated from the exons ATGGCTGACAAGGAAGAAGCCATGCATGCTGTTTTGAAGGAGGCTGTGGATTTG GAAAACGTGCCACTTGAAGAGGTTTTTCAGACTCTGAGGTGTGATTCAAATGGACTCACAACAAAATCTGCTGAGGAGAGGTTGTCCATTTTTGGTCACAACAAACTTGAGGAGAAACAG GAGAGCAAGGTTCTGAAGTTTCTGGGATTTATGTGGAATCCTCTTTCATGGGTCATGGAAGCTGCAGCAATCATGGCCATTGCTTTGGCCAATGGAGGA GGCAAACCTCCTGATTGGCAAGACTTTGTTGGGATTATCACACTCCTTATTATCAATTCAACGATAAGTTTCATTGAGGAGAACAATGCTGGTAATGCCGCAGCAGCTTTGATGGCTCGTCTAGCACCTAAAGCTAAG GTCCTTCGAGATGGAAAATGGATTGAGGAGGATGCTTGTGTTCTTGTTCCAGGGGATATAGTTAGTGTTAAGCTAGGTGACATTATCCCTGCGGATTCTCGTCTACTTGAAGGTGATCCGTTGAAGATTGATCAG TCTGCACTTACAGGCGAGTCTCTTCCCGTCACAAAAGGCCCTGGTGATAGTGTTTATTCAGGCTCCACATGCAAGCAGGGAGAGATCAATGCAGTTGTTATCGCCACTGGAGTTCATACCTTCTTTGGCAAAGCTGCTCACCTTGTGGACTCCACAAATCAAGTTGGTCATTTTCAGAAG GTCCTGACTGCTATTGGGAACTTCTGCATATGTTCCATTGCTCTGGGAATGATAATAGAGATCATTGTCATGTACCCAATTCAACACCGACAATATCGTCCCGGGATTGACAATCTGCTTGTGCTTCTTATTGGAGGAATTCCTATAGCCATGCCTACTGTTTTGTCAGTGACAATGGCTATTGGATCCCATCGCTTAGCTCAACAG GGTGCTATTACTAAAAGAATGACAGCCATAGAAGAGATGGCAGGAATGGATGTATTATGCAGTGACAAAACTGGAACTTTGACCTTGAATAAACTGTCAGTTGACAAGAATCTTATTGAG ATTTTTGCTAAAGGAGTTGATGTAGATACAGTTGTGCTCATGGCTGCTCGGGCTGCACGATTGGAGAACCAAGATGCTATAGATGCTGCTGTTGTAGGGATGTTAGGTGATCCAAAAGAG GCAAGGGCTGGTATTCAAGAGGTTCACTTCCTTCCCTTCAATCCAACTGACAAGCGGACTGCCATGACTTATATCGACAGTGCAGGTAAAATGCATCGGGTCAGCAAAGGCGCACCGGAGCAG ATTTTGAATCTTTCACTCAATAAGTCAGAGATAGAACGCAGAGTTCATTCTGTCATTGATAGGTTTGCAGAGCGCGGCTTACGGTCTCTTGCAGTGGCTTACCAG GAAGTTCCAGAAGGGATAAAAGAAAGCCAAGGAGGGCCTTGGCAATTTATTGGACTCTTGCCTCTGTTTGACCCCCCTAGACATGATAGTGCTGAGACAATACGAAGGGCATTAAATCTTGGAGTAAATGTTAAAATGATAACAG GCGATCAACTAGCGATAGGAAAAGAAACAGGGCGCCGTCTGGGAATGGGAACCAACATGTACCCTTCATCGGCTTTATTGGGCCAAAACAAGGATGAAGCAATTGCTACCTTGCCTGTTGATGAGTTGATTGAAAAAGCTGATGGATTTGCTGGTGTTTTTCCTG AACACAAATATGAGATTGTGAAACGTTTGCAAGCTAGAAAACACATATGTGGGATGACTGGTGATGGAGTTAATGATGCTCCTGCTCTTAAAAAGGCAGATATTGGAATAGCTGTTGCTGATGCTACTGATGCAGCTCGTAGTGCTTCTGACATTGTTCTAACTGAACCTGGTCTCAGTGTTATCATCAGTGCTGTATTGACTAGTCGATCCATATTCCAAAGGATGAAGAATTACACG ATCTACGCTGTTTCCATCACAATTCGTATTGTG CTTGGTTTCATGTTACTGGCCCTCATATGGCAATTTGATTTTCCACCATTCATGGTGCTGATTATTGCTATTCTTAATGACG GTACCATTATGACAATATCAAAGGACAGGGTAAAACCATCTCCATATCCAGATAGCTGGAAGTTGGCGGAGATCTTTACTACTGGAATAATTCTTGGTGGTTATTTGGCTATGATGACAGTTATTTTCTTTTGGGCAGCATATAAGACAGATTTTTTCCCT CAAACTTTTGGAGTTTCAAGCCTTCAGAAAAAGGATAGGGATGACTATAGAAAGCTTGCCTCAGCAGTATACCTACAAGTTAGCACAATTAGTCAGGCTCTCATATTCGTTACACGAGCACGAAGTTGGTCTTATGTCGAACGTCCGGGTTTGTTACTAGTAGCAGCTTTTGTTGTCGCCCAGCTA ATAGCTACCTTGATCGCAGTTTATGCAAATTGGAGTTTTGCTGCGATTGAAGGGATTGGATGGGGTTGGGCTGGTGTTGTTTGGCTTTATAACCTCATCTTTTACATGCCACTTGACTTTATTAAGTTCGTAATTCGGTATGCCTTGAGTGGAAGGGCTTGGGATCTTGTTATTGAACAAAGG ATTGCTTTTACAAGGAAGAAAAATTTTGGAAGGGAGGAACGTGAACTTAAATGGGCACATGCACAGAGAACACTCCATGGCCTTCATCCACCAGAGACTAAGATGTTCGGCGAACGAACACCTCACACGGAACTTAATCACATGGCTGAAGAAGCTAAAAGAAGAGCAGAGATTGCAAG ACTGAGAGAACTGCATACATTGAAGGGCCATGTTGAGTCTGTGGTTAGACTGAAGGGTCTTGACATTGATACGATACAACAATCATACACTGTCTAG
- the LOC137836867 gene encoding uncharacterized protein, with translation MTSPPPLLPVTTATDAHAPPIRVNPLYVLGFLATTISTSLITYLAYNQNDTPMLLFTSFIYVVYFSVDFSPLPPAPSARATHVRLFLWAIFSAGMLAFACSFWTVLTLHESLCFFWVVIGGSALLFSAWSGDSKFAAKKEQYSDMVQSFGPIMLMFFGLGRRYVTTQLILHAAIMNARKLVGPTTTLSVNTQILTATFRFSS, from the coding sequence ATGACTTCACCACCACCACTTCTCCCCGTCACTACCGCCACCGACGCCCACGCGCCACCCATCCGCGTGAACCCACTCTACGTTCTAGGGTTCCTCGCCACCACAATAAGCACCTCCCTCATAACCTACCTCGCCTACAACCAAAACGACACCCCGATGCTCCTTTTCACCTCCTTCATCTACGTCGTTTACTTCTCCGTCGACTTCTCCCCTCTCCCACCCGCTCCCTCGGCGCGTGCCACCCACGTCAGGCTCTTCCTCTGGGCGATCTTCAGCGCCGGCATGTTAGCATTCGCCTGTTCCTTCTGGACCGTTCTAACGCTCCACGAGAGCTTGTGCTTCTTCTGGGTGGTGATCGGCGGCAGCGCTCTGCTGTTCAGCGCGTGGAGCGGCGACAGTAAATTTGCGGCGAAAAAGGAACAGTATTCCGACATGGTGCAGTCTTTTGGTCCCATAATGTTGATGTTTTTTGGGTTGGGAAGACGCTATGTGACCACTCAACTTATCCTCCACGCCGCCATTATGAACGCCAGAAAGCTCGTTGGACCAACCACAACGCTCTCTGTCAATACTCAAATTTTAACTGCTACCTTTCGTTTCTCttcttaa
- the LOC137836868 gene encoding uncharacterized protein, whose translation MSASSSLHLLPLATCSSDEAPQRLKSVLHLFGFMNMTISSVVTIYNAHSNNDTATIVFVAFVYLGSFFLDYCFRLYHSLPPSSPSSHNIKIVIWVLISSIMLGFACKFSTFLSFLESMFFFCLVISGNSFLFYVYFIWESEKSGGSACKNDDRCECKPLTEAKVVDEV comes from the coding sequence ATGAGTGCTTCATCATCACTTCACCTTCTTCCTCTCGCAACCTGTTCATCCGATGAAGCACCCCAGAGGCTTAAAAGCGTGTTACACTTGTTCGGATTCATGAACATGACGATCAGCAGCGTGGTCACGATCTACAACGCACACAGCAACAACGACACAGCCACCATCGTATTCGTGGCTTTCGTCTACTTGGGATCCTTCTTCTTGGACTATTGCTTCCGCTTGTACCACTCTCTTCCCCCATCTTCGCCGTCTTCTCACAACATTAAAATCGTGATATGGGTCTTGATCAGTTCCATCATGTTGGGGTTTGCGTGCAAGTTTTCAACTTTTCTGAGCTTTCTTGAGTCTATGTTTTTCTTCTGCCTTGTGATCAGTGGCAACTCGTTTCTGTTCTATGTGTACTTCATTTGGGAGAGTGAGAAGAGTGGTGGCAGTGCTTGCAAGAATGATGATCGTTGTGAGTGTAAACCATTGACAGAGGCTAAGGTTGTGGATGAAGTATGA